One Mycolicibacterium crocinum DNA window includes the following coding sequences:
- a CDS encoding DUF4190 domain-containing protein codes for MTYPPHPEGTPPPADPYAPVDYPAHDPPMPPPMYPTPYPQPTGYPGYPYPPPAYPGYPVLGDPYDPYRPMKPPGTNGKAIAALVTSLAGLLFCGLPSIAGIILGIVAMRETKRTGQDGFGLAVAGVAIGAVVIALIVLYIAFVVVLAASTTNSPSTY; via the coding sequence ATGACCTACCCGCCTCACCCGGAGGGCACCCCGCCGCCGGCTGATCCATATGCCCCGGTGGACTATCCGGCGCATGACCCGCCGATGCCGCCGCCGATGTACCCGACGCCGTACCCGCAGCCGACCGGATACCCGGGCTACCCGTATCCGCCGCCCGCGTACCCCGGCTACCCCGTTCTCGGCGACCCGTACGACCCCTACCGTCCGATGAAGCCGCCGGGCACCAACGGCAAAGCCATCGCCGCATTGGTCACCTCGCTGGCCGGCCTGCTGTTCTGCGGGCTGCCTTCGATCGCGGGCATCATCCTCGGGATCGTCGCGATGCGCGAAACCAAGCGCACCGGGCAGGACGGCTTCGGGCTGGCGGTCGCCGGTGTGGCCATCGGGGCGGTGGTCATCGCGCTGATCGTGCTCTACATCGCGTTCGTGGTCGTCCTCGCCGCCAGCACGACGAACTCGCCCAGCACGTACTAG
- a CDS encoding DUF4190 domain-containing protein, with protein MTASGGDSGEKPQNSGDQGPSEGAYEAPPIEQNPASPGYESTPSGYEPTPPAYPGYDAPGAYPPPPGYTAPGYPPPGYGPQPGYPPPSQGGYGAPGYAEQPSAFPPPPAGGYPPPPPPQYGAAPYQGGYGYPAPQSGTNTLAISSLVASVIGLLCGIGSIVGIVCGILALNQIKRTRQGGYGLAIAGIVVGVATLIISMIWAIYAWR; from the coding sequence ATGACAGCTTCCGGCGGTGACTCCGGCGAAAAGCCGCAGAACTCGGGCGATCAGGGACCTTCCGAAGGGGCCTACGAGGCCCCGCCCATCGAACAGAACCCGGCGTCACCCGGCTACGAGAGCACCCCCTCGGGGTACGAGCCCACGCCGCCGGCGTACCCGGGCTACGACGCGCCGGGCGCCTATCCGCCGCCGCCGGGCTACACCGCGCCCGGGTATCCGCCGCCCGGTTACGGCCCGCAGCCGGGCTACCCGCCGCCGTCACAGGGCGGGTACGGCGCACCCGGTTATGCCGAGCAGCCGTCAGCGTTTCCGCCCCCGCCAGCCGGCGGATACCCTCCTCCTCCGCCCCCGCAGTACGGCGCCGCGCCCTATCAGGGCGGCTACGGCTACCCGGCCCCGCAGTCCGGCACCAACACATTGGCGATCTCGTCGCTGGTGGCCTCGGTCATCGGATTGTTGTGCGGGATCGGCTCAATCGTCGGGATCGTCTGCGGCATCCTCGCGCTCAACCAGATCAAGCGGACTCGCCAGGGCGGCTACGGCTTGGCCATCGCCGGGATCGTGGTGGGTGTGGCGACGCTCATCATCAGCATGATCTGGGCGATCTACGCCTGGCGCTGA
- a CDS encoding HpcH/HpaI aldolase/citrate lyase family protein — protein MENAYRPRRTCLSVPGSSPKMIEKAKGLPADEVFLDLEDAVAPDAKAQARKQVGAALASPGWAGQLRGVRVNDWTTPWTHADVIDVVSEVASARDGHLDVIVLPKVTDASHVHALDLLLTQLELTHGLPVGRIGIDAQIEDAKGLTNIDAIAAAPRVQALVLGPADLMASLNMRTLVVGEQPEGYDVGDAYHHVLMTILVAARAHGIAAIDGPYLKVRDVDAFRRVAGRAAELGYDGKWVLHPDQIEAGNEIFSPRQAEYDRAELILEAYEWHTSKAGGSRGAVMLDDEMLDEASRKMALVVAGKGRAAGMSRQGERFTPPN, from the coding sequence GTGGAGAACGCCTATCGACCCCGTAGAACATGCCTGTCGGTTCCGGGCAGCAGTCCCAAGATGATCGAGAAGGCCAAGGGATTGCCTGCCGACGAGGTGTTCCTCGACCTCGAGGACGCGGTCGCCCCAGATGCCAAGGCGCAGGCCCGCAAACAGGTCGGTGCGGCGTTGGCGAGCCCGGGCTGGGCCGGCCAGTTGCGCGGTGTGCGGGTCAACGACTGGACCACACCGTGGACGCATGCCGATGTCATCGACGTGGTCTCCGAGGTCGCGTCCGCGCGCGACGGGCACCTCGATGTGATCGTGCTGCCCAAGGTGACCGACGCCAGCCATGTGCACGCGCTCGACCTGTTGCTGACCCAGCTCGAGCTGACGCACGGTCTGCCGGTCGGGCGGATCGGCATCGACGCCCAGATCGAAGATGCCAAGGGACTGACCAACATCGACGCGATCGCGGCCGCACCGCGGGTGCAGGCGTTGGTGCTCGGCCCGGCGGATCTGATGGCCAGTCTCAATATGCGCACCCTGGTGGTCGGGGAGCAGCCCGAGGGCTACGACGTCGGCGACGCCTATCACCACGTGCTCATGACGATTCTCGTCGCGGCCCGCGCGCACGGCATCGCTGCGATCGACGGGCCGTATCTGAAGGTGCGCGACGTCGACGCGTTCCGGCGAGTGGCCGGGCGGGCGGCGGAACTGGGGTACGACGGCAAATGGGTGCTGCATCCAGATCAGATCGAGGCGGGCAATGAGATCTTCAGTCCGCGCCAAGCCGAATACGACCGTGCCGAGCTGATTCTCGAGGCGTACGAGTGGCACACCTCGAAGGCCGGTGGTTCTCGTGGCGCGGTGATGCTTGACGACGAGATGCTCGACGAAGCCAGCCGCAAGATGGCACTGGTGGTCGCCGGCAAGGGCCGAGCGGCCGGGATGTCGCGCCAGGGCGAGCGGTTCACCCCGCCGAACTAG